From a single Sus scrofa isolate TJ Tabasco breed Duroc chromosome 13, Sscrofa11.1, whole genome shotgun sequence genomic region:
- the BACH1 gene encoding transcription regulator protein BACH1 — translation MSLGESAVFAYESSVHSAHVLLSLDEQRRKDVLCDVTVLVEGQPFRAHRAVLAACSAYFHARLSGQADAELRITLPEEVTVKGFEPLIQFAYTAKLILSKDNVDEVCKCVEFLGVSDIEESCFQFLKYKFLDSAADQQECPRKKCFSSSCQKPDFKFSLLDQKDLEIDEVEEFLEHKNVRTPHCKLRRYQGSAQVLPPLQDSASQTCESMCLEKDAALSLPSLCPKYRKFQKAFGTDRVRAVESSVKDIHTSSVQPNEPSERECSGGVQDCADLQVILKCEERKLAMEHEEAKKKDPASQCPSEKTGATPFPPSSTDPHGLYSLSLLHTYDQYGDLNFAGMQNTAVLTEKPLSGSDVQEEKTFGESQDLRLKSDSGSREDSSLASSDLSSVEREVAEHLAKGFWTDICSTDSPCQMQLSPAMAKDGSEQIYSQKRSECPWLGIRISESPEPGQRTFTTLSSVNCPFISTLSTEGSSSNLEIGNDDYVSEPQQEPCPYACVISLGDDSETDTEGDSEPCSAREQECEVKLPFNAQRIISLSRNDFQSLLKMHKLTPEQLDCIHDIRRRSKNRIAAQRCRKRKLDCIQNLESEIEKLQNEKESLLKERDHILSTLGETKQNLTGLCQQVCKEAALSQEQIQILAKYSASDCPLSFLVSEKGKSSSDGELVLPSILSLPEGPAAAPPSGEQSPHYPSAKGSEAGQESSATVSAPSEPAGPGEQCRQSGGISDFCQQMTDKCTTDE, via the exons ATGTCGCTGGGTGAGAGCGCGGTGTTCGCCTACGAGTCCTCGGTGCACAGCGCCCACGTGCTGCTCAGCCTGGACGAGCAGCGCCGGAAGGACGTGCTGTGTGATGTCACGGTCCTGGTGGAGGGCCAGCCCTTCCGCGCCCACCGGGCCGTGCTGGCGGCCTGCAGTGCCTACTTCCACGCCAGGCTCTCGGGCCAGGCCGACGCTGAGCTGCGCATCACTCTGCctgaggag GTGACAGTTAAAGGATTCGAACCTTTAATTCAGTTTGCCTACACCGCTAAACTGATTTTAAGTAAGGACAATGTGGACGAAGTATGCAAATGTGTGGAATTTTTAGGTGTATCTGATATTGAGGAATCCTGCTTTCAGTTTCTCAAATACAAGTTTTTGGACTCTGCTGCAGACCAGCAAGAATgcccaagaaaaaaatgtttctcatcATCCTGTCAGAAACCagattttaaattttcacttttgGACCAGAAGGATTTAGAAATTGATGAAGTGGAGGAATTTTTGGAACACAAAAATGTGCGGACTCCTCACTGTAAACTCCGCCGGTATCAGGGGAGTGCACAAGTACTGCCTCCTCTGCAAGACAGTGCCAGTCAAACATGTGAATCCATGTGCTTAGAAAAGGATGCTGCTCTGTCTCTGCCGTCTTTATGCCCCAAATACCGGAAGTTCCAGAAAGCGTTTGGAACTGACAGAGTCCGTGCTGTGGAGTCCAGTGTCAAAGACATTCACACTTCTTCTGTTCAGCCAAACGAGCCCTCCGAACGTGAGTGTTCAGGAGGTGTCCAGGACTGTGCAGATTTGcaggtgattttaaaatgtgaagaaagaaaattagcaatGGAACATGAAGAAGCCAAGAAGAAAGATCCTGCCTCTCAGTGCCCATCAGAAAAAACAGGAGCAACTCCTTTCCCCCCCAGTTCTACAGACCCCCATGGGCTCTATTCTCTGTCTCTTTTACACACGTATGACCAATATGGTGACTTGAATTTTGCTGGTATGCAGAACACAGCAGTGTTAACAGAGAAGCCGTTGTCGGGTTCAGATGttcaagaagaaaaaactttTGGTGAGAGTCAAGATTTACGTTTGAAATCTGACTCTGGCTCCAGGGAAGATAGTAGCCTTGCCTCAAGTGATCTGAGTAGTGTAGAGCGAGAAGTGGCAGAACACCTAGCGAAAGGCTTCTGGACTGACATTTGCAGCACGGACTCTCCATGCCAAATGCAATTATCACCTGCCATGGCCAAAGATGGCTCAGAACAGATCTACTCCCAGAAACGGTCTGAGTGTCCCTGGCTAGGTATCAGGATTAGCGAGAGCCCGGAACCGGGTCAGAGGACTTTTACAACGCTGAGTTCTGTCAATTGCCCTTTTATAAGTACTCTGAGTACTGAAGGCTCTTCGAGCAATTTGGAAATCGGAAATGATGATTATGTTTCAGAGCCCCAGCAGGAGCCTTGTCCCTATGCGTGTGTGATTAGCTTGGGAGACGACTCTGAAACAGATACTGAAGGAGACAGTGAACCCTGTTCAGCCAGAGAACAAGAATGTGAG gtGAAACTGCCATTTAACGCACAACGGATAATTTCACTCTCTAGAAATGATTTTCAGTCCTTGTTGAAAATGCACAAGCTGACTCCAGAACAACTGGATTGCATCCATGACATTCGGAGaagaagtaaaaacagaattGCTGCACAGCGCTGTCGCAAAAGAAAGCTTGACTGTATACAGAATCTTGAGTCAGAAATCGAGAAGTTG CAAAACGAAAAGGAGAGCTTGTTGAAGGAAAGGGATCACATTTTGTCAACTCTGGGCGAGACAAAGCAGAACCTAACTGGACTTTGCCAGCAAGTCTGTAAAGAAGCAGCTCTAAGTCAAGAACAAATACAGATACTCGCCAAGTACTCGGCCTCTGATTGCCCACTTTCCTTTTTAGTTTCTGAGAAAGGAAAGAGTTCTTCTGATGGTGAGCTTGTTTTACCATCAATCTTGAGTTTGCCTGAAGGGCCTGCAGCTGCGCCACCTTCAGGGGAGCAGAGCCCGCACTATCCCAGCGCCAAGGGCAGCGAGGCCGGCCAGGAGTCCTCGGCAACTGTCAGCGCCCCCTCGGAGCCGGCTGGGCCTGGGGAGCAGTGTCGCCAGAGTGGTGGCATCTCGGATTTCTGTCAGCAGATGACCGACAAATGTACTACTGATGAGTAA